A stretch of DNA from Carya illinoinensis cultivar Pawnee chromosome 12, C.illinoinensisPawnee_v1, whole genome shotgun sequence:
GCATCAAAACTTGCATCTGAACCCTTTTCACAAATATAAAGGCTCTCCTCTAAATAATTGTCCAGTTTTGATTTACTAGGCTGCATGGTATCAACACTTCTAacaaaagatttaaataatgactGGCCACTCTGCATGCTTCTCCCAGTCCTAACACTTGAGGAAGAACCAGATACATTCATTCGAGCATTATCCTGCTCTCTTTGTGCCTCAAGAGTTGAATTGTATTCATGAACATACTCATTATATAACTCAAGCAACATAGCAGAGACATGATCAATATTCTTAGCAGCCTCCAGCCCGtgataaattaaaggaaaacaaaactggATCAGGACCATTTTTAATCTAGGATCCAACACCGCAGCAATTGACATTAATAGATTACACTCCCCCCAATATTTGTCAAACTTAGCACTCATTTTTCTTACCATTGATTtcatgtactcattctcatctctactcttCTTACCTAAGATGTCCTTCATTCTCCAAACTTCAGAAAGAAATAAGTTTGTTGTTGGGTAATCACTTCCAGATACAATATTGgtgacttcattgaaaatagctAATAGTTGACAAACATTTTCAACTTGCCCCCACTCTTCAACAGTTGGAACCCATTCAAAACATCTATCTCTATCACCATATCTAGGAAAAACTTCTTTGAATTGAATTGCAGAATCCAACATTAAATAAGTGTTGTTCCATCTTGTAGGCACATCTAAAATCAGTTTCTTTGAGGGCAATTGTAACTGTTTTGCAATTTCACTAAACTGTTTTAGCCTACTCTCTGATGCTACCAGATATTTTATACCATCTCTAACACAATCAACAATATCCCTAATCTCCCCAAGTCTATACTGTACAAGTAAAATTGTTATATGTGCACAACAACGTACATGAAACAGTTGGCCACTTACAGACAATGTTTTCTTCAATCTAAAATAATCTTTCAAGATACGAATGGCAACATCATTAGAACTAGCATTGTCAACAGTAAttgaactaattttattatcaatactCCAATTTTGGAAACACTTTTCTAAAGTATCATCAATAAGAAGGCCAGTATGTGGAGGTGGCACATTACAAAAGTTCAAGACATGCCTCTGAAGGTGCCAATCAGAGTCGATAAAATGACATATCACTAccatatatgaaagtttttgacAAGAAGTCCACATGTCAGTTGTGATATGAACCTTATTCACATGTTTAAGCAAAGCCCTTAACTTTGTCTTTCCATTCTCATAAGTTCTCATGCATTCTTTTTTTGCAGCAGCCCGAGACATTTTTTTCCCAATATGGAGTGTTTGCACTCATGAATCTATTAAATACCACATGTTCCATTAAAGAGAATGGATATTCATGGTAAAGTATCATATGAGAGGCAAGCTCTCGGACCCTATTACGATCATAGGTAAAGTTTGAGACAGTGAAGGCACCATCTGCCTCCTTAGACTCAACTGCtaagactttttgttttttcttagacCCCATGTATGGCAAACAAGTCAGCAGGTGCCTACGTAATGTAGTGGTAGAACTTGAGCGAGAAGTTTTAAATAACATTTTACACCACTTACATTGAGGCTGTTTAACCCCATCGTTATCAATTTCAACAAAATCCTTCCATACATTAGAAgtcctctttattttatttctttcatagGCTACTGTTTGAACTTCTGTGGAAGGGCCCTCAGTAGACACAGTATTAGGGGCTTGAGAATTTTGGGCAGTGTCTCTATCATTATCAGATATGGCCTCTACTAAGCTATCCCAAcagagttttcattttcatactccTCTACTGGATCAACATCATTCACTGGATCACCCATTTGGTGGGATCTAATATTTTGTAAACACAAAACCAGAAACATACAATAAGCATATAAACACTgaccaaaaatcaaaacaacgTTTCAACTTGGTGGCTCAAGGTGCCACCAGAAGGCAAGGATGCTAAAAGATGTTAAAGTCAAAACAATTTCACAATAACAGTTTTGTTATACAGCCCTGCCTTGATGGCTCAACGTGCCTCCAAAAGGCAAGGCTGATATAGTTGATTTAATTCAACTAAAAAAGATGTTAAAGTCAAACTAATTTGACTTGAACAATTTTAGTATACAATCTTGCCTTAGTGGCTCGATGTGCCTCCAGAAGCAAGGCACCTCAACAATATAAACATAGAAGAAACTGGATAAAACTTGTCaacaaaaacatattaaacacaatactatttcatactTGTAATTAGAACAGAAACACAAAACAGATTGGAACAGATTAATCAAGCAACACAATTTTATGGCATAATTAAATACTTTCTCAAGAACaatgtataaacatttataatcaaccaaaacagattCTTTCTTTGCATATTTAAGTACTTGAAAttagaacataaacacaaaacaGATTGGATAAGAATTAAGATGAATCAAGTAACACATGGTAAAGATAACAACattaaatacttgaagcaaTCACCATATATGATCCtttataatcaaccaaaaccgattcaaaaaagtatatttaaatacttgaaaTTAGAACATAAACACAGTTACACAACTACAAGACAGATTGTAAattaaatacttgaagcaaTCACCATAAACGATCCTTTATAAGCAACCAAAACAGAttcaaaaagtatatttaaatacttgaaaTTAGAACATAAACACAGTTACACAACTACAAGACAGATTGTAAAAGATAAATCAACCAATACAtgttaaataaaacatgcaccaCTACTTAAGGCCAAAATCACCATAGGATCAGATTAATCAACCCAAACATGAACAATAAAGCATTATTAAATAGTTCAAGCAAGAACATAAAGCATCATTAAATAGCAATTAACTTGTGAGGCTGAGAGAACTCACTTGAgactataaatttttctttgagcACAACTCAGTAGGCAAGATGATTAGGCAAGCAGCAAGCTCAGATATAAAAGCTCAAGTTAGACTACAAGTTCAAAAATTGTAAGCAATAGCAAAATAACCAAAACATGAAGTTAACACTTAACGGCCTAAGGTCTAAGTTCTAACAGGGCATATTCaactattacaaaataaaagaaaaaaataaaaataaaacataaacttAACAATCAAAGTGATGGACAACCAAAACAGTCATAGTCTCAGTGTCTCACAGTTACCAAAATTAGCATATACGACTGCTGAGTGATCACGATTCATGAATGACAGTGTACTTAGATGATTTCATGTAGATCTATTGtgtaaaaatatcacaaatcacaatatgaaaaagagttaggATAGAACCAGAAATGGGCATTGAAAATAGTTAGATAAAACTATAACTAGATAAGATCAATCAAATCTGCCAACATTCCCAACCAAATGCGTAGaaaaaggaaactaaattgGGTAATCGACTCGTAGATGGACGAATCGACCAACCAAAGAACCACAAACCACAAAATCAGGGAAGCAGTGGTTGGGAGTcataaatgcatgcatttattGACCCATTTGTTGAGGACTGGCTGCTTTCTCAGAGGCTGAGATTACAGCCATGGTTTCCCTCTAAAATCGCCACCGACTGCATCTGCTAGGGTTTCTAGTAGACTGCAGAAGTAGACATTTTCACTCGAGGGCCCGAGGCCCCTCGAGAACAAATGCTGCCCAAATGCACCAGACAAATCGATTCCTATCAAATCGAATGATAGATTAAGATGGCATATGGGAGGTAACTAGTAATCAGTGTAACCGTGTAAGCATAAGAGATTTAGAGAATGGATAACAGGATAAGAAGCTAGGGTTTCTCGATGGGTCTGAGACTGAGAGGAGAGAAAGTGAAGCGGCAAGGCCGAGAGAGTGAAATTTCACTTGGTGAAAGTGAAACGTGAAACGACGCAGCAGTAGAAGACTCGGGAAGTGTTGTAACCCTAGGGTAAATTAGATAGAACAAATCCAACGGCTCCCAAGTCCCAAGAAAAAGTAATAACATATCCAACGGTTGAAATCAATCTAGGGTTTAATCGGctctttaattaaatttatactagcataaaaaagtatatttaaatattattctattaaaaaaaatactatagtctatgcattataaattataatacatgttaatttttttatattataatttttataattagcaAGTAGTGACTGTAGTGTTGTAAAAAAAACTAtacttatttataatatttaattatactataaaattgtctaacattatattttatcaaacattGTCCAAATTGGTactcataatataaatttatagttctattaattagtataatataataatactataggCTAATATCGTATATTAACCAAAAAGAGTAttctattttagaaaatattatactctataaattataatacatgttaattgttatataaaataatttttaaaactagcaAGTAGTGTTGCAAATTCatagaatatataatgatataatctAAGAATCATAGGTGAtaagtatttaataattatgttatgatagattaataaaaatattgtaaatagaatgatataattaTGAGTGATATGTTATAGGGCAATAAGTTATGACTATAGCTTATAGCCTATAGCCTAGAGCCTTATTATCCTATAAGCATAACTTCTTATATGACATTTCACTATTTGAtaagaataagataaatatatcaatatgatatattaatattatcaattaaatatataaacttatagtatATGTAGAAGAAAATGTTTAACTATAAGTCACTATAAttctatatacataattaataagacatatataattattgattattatatatgtattttatattttactatatatgtataaatatatacaagtcgAGCTCACGAGTTGAGTCGAGCTTCATACGAGTATATTCACGAACATTAATCGAGTCGGTCgagttttatacgagtttgtatCGTTTAATAATTGAGTTTATTTCTGTGTTTACGAACGGCCCATTTAATATTCGATTCGAGCCGATTTCGAGTTTATTCGAGTCGAATTTGAGCTGCCTGTCGAGTAGCCTGTTCATTTTACAGCCCTAAAGTCAAGTCAGCACCAATAGGATATCCACAGACCATACTAGGAAATTATAAAAGTTACCTTGACCAAAAGGACTCTGTGAACATGGGAGGAACGTGCACAATTGATGTTTTGAGTCCAAAGAGCTACTGCTTACATTAGATGAACAAATtacaaacaaatatttttataaaaaacagtTTTGTATGGATTTAGATTGCAACTGAAgcttcactacaacaaaaatttaatttagtgACGCTTTGGAATTGGTGGCAGTCCCcaaaccgtcacaaaaaatcaGTTTTTGTAATGGTTTCTacaatctgtcactaaaaccagATGAGAATTCGTCTGACATTTGAATGTAGACAAATTTATGTTTGAACGTCACACATTAAGGctatttacgtgcgaacataatattttttgacgCCAACATTCAAATGTCATATAGAGTATTTGGTAATATGACTATATTAAaggataatatatatttacatatacacaatttgtaaaatataaataacatgCGGAAGAAAGACATCAGCTGATTTTGATTGAAGGAGTTCTTCTTCTCTAGCTACTCCGAGTCtctgccagtgaggatgtagaagtCCTCATCTCGGGCGTCAACCTCAGGCTCGTGTGCAGTATCCTTGGCCTCTTCTAGGGCAGTAGATGATGTAGATGTGCATCCGTGAGGCTTGCACCTATAGCTGATCCAGCTCTTGTGTCCCGTTCTGAGCAGTTGATGTGTCTCTAGCCTAAGTAGTTGGTGTAATCTCACCCATCTCAGCTACCCAACAGATCCCAAGTAGCTCGGTGATAACATACGCTGAGACCTCGAACTGTATACTGCATCTGAGGCATGGAGCACATCTCCATGTAAAACTCCTGGACCATTGAGGGGTAAACCTTCCCCTTCAACGAGCACATCGGGCCCCATCATCTCGTCATAAAGACGTCTCTCAGCATCATTTACTCCTAGGTCAGCTcatcaaactaattattaatacttCTCGTTCGGCCATGTTTGTTCGGGCCTTAAGCTGAGCAATGTCCGGGTTGGCTCCCTTCCTCCCCCATTTCCTTGGTGTCAAAAGATGAGTCATATCTTAGATTAATAAGAACAAAACATTAGAACcatagttataaatattttgtaataagaTTTAAATGTTAGCATTTGAACGGGACTATCAAGCACTCAAATGTTCGAACATGTATATGTTTAAAAGTTCAAACATAATGGGAATAGATGCACGTGCGAACAGAAACAAtgttacgttcgaacattttcCACTCAAACATTCAGACGTAAGTGCATTGTTCGAAGCTTGAGagttaacattcgaatgtattCTACCACGTTTGAATGTGATGGTAATGTTAATGTTTGAATGTGGTATGAAAACATTCGAACTTGAGTTATGCTTTCGAATATGAATagttttacattcgaacgttacacACATAAGTTTGGAACGCTAATTAGCTTTCAAACGTATGTCTCAAATGTTTGAacattttataaatatcatGTTTTAACGTCAATGATGTTTTGAAACTAATTGGTTGTTAACGTTCAAATGTTCTTGtgtaacgtttgaatgttatgaCACAATGACTCGGCCATTCCAGAACTGCCAATGTGACGACCCACTtttactgaagggttgtttttaatttaattaatatattgatttatttattttaaattattttattttaatttatttgatgttgtgtttaatttattttatcgttttacggtttttaatatcgttttcgacggatctgtttttggtttccggagtgaggattggacctcatttcttctcttttctctttttctttttcccttttcccttttcttttcctccttttctttcctttctttctttttcttcttctttttccctagTTCCTCTCTCCCCGTGTGCTactccttctttttctccttcccatcgtCGCCTATTTACCAGCCTGGTTCTGTGCCGTCCGGctgccgtgtagtgcaccacccccaccattctctgcccctcccaccagagatcatccccaccaattttcagtgtcatcggaccagccgttagccgccacgagcccctggaagtcacgacacTTGCCctatttttctcccctgtcgctggttgctttcgtagcccagaaccgccgctcgttGGTAGCGtgacctacaccacccacctagttttcttcccctctcactgaTGAACATCcgcaccaagtttcacctccatccgagccaccgttagccaccacaagctcctccaagccacacggtttttcaccgattccgacaccgtcgcaccacctccggccaccatttcttcatagcttcttcctctacctcttgccgacctaaaccacccatttccggccacgagctcaactccgatttgagctttttccgcttcttccgccatttccaccgccacccactttcacatataccattccctatcaatttcgtgccctggtttgtccctgttcgaaagtgggtaatttattacccacggccacagtgaaaattacactattacgttgcttttcctccgccgtttgcaacgccgcgagctttctaaaaatactgtatagtgctgtaagtattttccaaactctaattttagatttaaatatattttgctcttacaaaaaatatttgCTATTgtttggctgattccggactgagtccgaggagttcgggggtcggatggtttgaggacggagtacttggttttggttgtatgtgattgcttggttatttgagccatgaggcgtgcattgcatattgcatacatgtacattttatttaatttgagacaatcctgttttgttggcgtaaatggaatttcgggtgcgtgtgtctcacgagcccaagccgggatgggttattatctcggtggagctcctctggtcactcgagagtggataatactgagtgacatcccctgggttgtcgcagggcgacgaccggattgcacgatactataacgctgtcgtgtcgactccgtggtccctagagtggcggggactagaggatggcctggccaaggacgcactgggcgcgagtctgggcatcactcgtttaggtgtcacacgcgtagtcattacctgcggtgtagcACAGAGCCAggtatgcggatgatccctagggagatcatggtgcatgcataattggattgattggcttgattcagaggcacgcgtagggatggtggtgagtagggatggtggtagagtcccgcctgcgattcccgcctacaatgctctgatggtttggttaatgagccattatctgggatgatggcgagatttggttttgaggatttgtgatccattttctgggaaaatggtggcttgggccattatctgggataatggtgaggcttagttttaagcgatatgttgttgtgggccaaatgggtttttggcgtgcgtggaaaaatatggttttgcgggacatgtgcgttggcttttcttgcatacatgttgtttgagttctatatgtttttatctagtggtgtttggattttacttacctacagcaccatttttggtaccgtagtttttggtgcagagtttgaggaggaggaggaggctgagcccgaagacgcggctccgccgaagttctgagttgaagttatgttttatatttggctttgaataatatttgtagttgtaatattttaatatgtacgttttgaacagttttgtattaaattaagaaaaattctggtacttagttatatgactttgctatccgctgcgtgtcccttcgtgcacatttgttgcttttgcacacacttggcacacgtcgttagggtggtgacccgtgatgtcatcatccggacgtctcgatttccccgtgtccgtgtgtggggatttgggggcgtcacaggtggtatcagagcggtttggctctgggtaaaaccacatgtcccgtagggagtaccagaatgttttaaaaatttattttaagtaaagttgctatttgacatgttttatttgtttgatgcttgttgcttgttaggaattagctttaagtcgcttaggatgattgaggtcaaggttttgtggaatttatgtaacggggctatagtataggagagtgtaggttcaacgaactttaaggatatgtttaagggaattttgtttaaggtttggggtctattgccactgtgacctggcagtgctttaagaaagaatttaatgatcgcttctttcctgcttctgtgaggcggcaaaaagcaagagagttctcaagcttagtccaagggaacatgaccgtggaacagtatgcccgaaaatttatagagcttgggcgatttgctccccacctcatcgccacagggGAGATGCAGGCCAAGCGTTTTCAGGAAGGTTTGCGACCAGATATATGCAAGATGGTAGTTTGCCACCAGATATctacttttcaggaattagttgtTTTGGCCACTCTAGCAGAGCGAAAGAATAATCTtaatatgggctcccctccaggacaaaagaggcggagttttacttgtgaaggaagtagttcgggttcacctcagaagtttgttcagcggactgggactcgaccacaagcagcctcgggagtgcgtatgggagaacgagtgccagtttgtggagaatgtaatagagctcacagaggcgagtgtcgtctgggtagtaaccaatgttttgaatgcggtcagacggggcattttgctagtgagtgccctagtcgagttcaagaaagccgtggagctcgtcgcagtggtagaactaaccagaggcaattagctcgggTTCAAATGTACGCAGTGGCTCTTGGTAccattggaggcgaggttacggagactcagaatgctggagtcatggcaggtatgggtctaatttaATCCTacgtgatgaatgccttgtggggttttgttttcttttatatatgtatattatcaaggcttggagagaatggcatgatctgggtgatcttttagggaagtagaatacttgagttCTCTAGTTccatggagtttatgaaatggtctataacgtagtagattgtaagttcaacaaatttcaaggatagattatatgaagtttcattaaagttttaaagcttggggccttatagattttaggaaaataggtttatggtaattaaggtgttaggttcgacaagctttgggggggaataattaaatttcgaggtTTAGAATTCGTGATtcagatgagtaatttggtggcaattggggctttagattttacaagcttttaaggtgaatgtttcggattaaagccaccaattttgaaaatttcagaaaatgatttattatctattaatgttttagaattgaaggatttgagagtcgattttttctattatgagatgtaagttcattgatcttagaagtttcggaagatgattcttatttgatttaaggttttagaattgcagagttgaaggactgatttataataagaattgagttcttagttttacagacttagtgctgtaccttgatctactctagtgagtgagtagtttgtaaccattaaaaagggggttgattagagttgagttattgatatgaaattttttttttctagagtagatttcttggAAGATTGGAGGTAATAATCTAGTTCgtatatttctttgaggattgaagatatcgagctagtttagaaaataattattgttaacttgaGGTTATAGTGgccgattttaggaaatgattctatcaattcaaaagatataggtccatcagggtgttggaaatagtagattttgtgttggtgttaaatacgattgaatttgaggctatatgatccgcagacttttgggaatggattcctagcaggtttaaggtcattcttggtaccaaactttaagcaatggctagttgctgatttaaggatataagctGAGtggattcaggaatgattcttgttgagttgaggatataagtctaggtgatggaaatgtaataatggatcacttgtacgtttgaatgatttgtggtgttggctaagactacatgagattgatgagtagtaatggtaagtgcgtatggatttcggggagtgctggtcctagtctcatctatttttggcttggtaggagttgaagaggaatctgtgtgaaattattaaattcaagagattttggctttgagttgtttggtaagttgaacggaatgtgcagtcgaagcgggttacccattggaatgatggtttgaaacgactg
This window harbors:
- the LOC122289246 gene encoding zinc finger BED domain-containing protein RICESLEEPER 2-like; the encoded protein is MSRAAAKKECMRTYENGKTKLRALLKHVNKVHITTDMWTSCQKLSYMVVICHFIDSDWHLQRHVLNFCNVPPPHTGLLIDDTLEKCFQNWSIDNKISSITVDNASSNDVAIRILKDYFRLKKTLSVSGQLFHVRCCAHITILLVQYRLGEIRDIVDCVRDGIKYLVASESRLKQFSEIAKQLQLPSKKLILDVPTRWNNTYLMLDSAIQFKEVFPRYGDRDRCFEWVPTVEEWGQVENVCQLLAIFNEVTNIVSGSDYPTTNLFLSEVWRMKDILGKKSRDENEYMKSMVRKMSAKFDKYWGECNLLMSIAAVLDPRLKMVLIQFCFPLIYHGLEAAKNIDHVSAMLLELYNEYVHEYNSTLEAQREQDNARMNVSGSSSSVRTGRSMQSGQSLFKSFVRSVDTMQPSKSKLDNYLEESLYICEKGSDASFDALEW